The genomic window TCCACTCGTTCATTATACTGCTGGCAGGAGAAATtcagaaagaaagaaggagagacgtCCTCTTAGGCCTTGCAGTAGATGGCAGCATCCTGCTGCTGGTGGTGCTGCTGCTGCATGAGGGCGAGGGCCCTCTCGAACTGGTTCCATCGCTGCTCCAGCGTGCCGCTGTAGCCGACGGACATGCGGATGAGTCCCGGGGAGATGCCGGCCCGGGCCTTTTCCTCGGGACTCATCTCGCTGCTGGTGCTGCTCCCGGAGCAGGACATGAGGGTCTCGTAGTAGCCGAGGCTGACGGCCATGAGACCAAACTGGGTGGTGTTCTGGAGGTGGTGCATCAGCCGGTTGGCTCGCTCCTCGGAGCCCATGTCCAGGCACAGCATGCCGCCGAAGCCGTAGTCCGGGTTGGCGATGGAGGCCAGGAGGGAGTGGTGGGGGTGGTCTTCCAGCCCCGGGTAGATGACCTTCAGGCCCAGCTTCTTCATGCGGGTGGCGTAGGCCATGGCCCGCTTGCTGTGCTCCTTCATACGGAGGGACAGGTGGGGCAGCCGCTCCGAGATCTCGAAGGCGACCTTGGCGTTCATGGTCGGCCCCAGCAGCATCAGCGACCCATGCTGCAGATCCATCATCGACTTCACCAGGCTGGCCGGTCCGCATATAGCACCTATGCATCATGTGATAAGACATTAATCCATCAATTAAAGTACTGGTTAACACATCACAACCTATTTATTCCAAGGGTTCTTCCGTTTATTTTGTTAGCAATGAtttgaacctttttttttttttttttttcctgcataGATTATAACCTGTACCATTCTCATTAATTCACTAGGTCCCAAATTAAAAGGAATCAAGTTTTGATTAGCCATTCAGCATCATAGCACCAGCTAATTAACCAACCATAGTGGAATAAGTTGACCAGCATCTTAATATGACAAAGAGGTGCACGGCAAAGAATCACACGGCTCAGGTTAGAAGGTTTCGATAGCAAAggtgtgacaaaaaaaaaaatttcatgtcaAGACATATACAGGTACGCAAAGACAAAGTTCAGTGGCCTGTCAGGCTAACTTCCGAGGGGCTTTGGAAGTTAGTGCGAAGCCCGAACCACCGCATGCGCAGACTTCCAGCCCCACGCAGCATGTTCCAGGTCCCACTCACGAGAACTAGGCAGGCATCTCTTCTCTACGTCATTTCAACTCCACTTTATATGACTTTCGGCCAAAACATTGTTAGATAATTTGAAAATAACAAATAAaaatagtcaaaaaaaaaatttttttttttaaaaaaaaaggcctTACGACGGTCCAGAATCGGAATGATGGCTACATGATAGGTTGATGCAATGCATAAAACAACATGATCTCTCATGGCTTAGTTCTTTCCGATTTAACTTTGATCCAGATTCAACAAACACATCTTAATCTTGTGGGCTAGAAACACGCACGCAATCACCCAATTTCTCTGGTAACCATGCAACCACCCTTTGCCCCTATTTTTTGTGAACTGGACCTGATTTGGACCACTCGACACGTTCTCATGAACCGTCAAACTATGTCTATGCACGGCACGTGTCCGTTCTTGGAAGGCAGCACGATGTACCGCGCCATGGGGTGGCACCGCAGGGATTCACGCTTCTCATGGTAACCACTTTTCTACCTGCAAGCTCTACATACCTGATATCTATATTTTATTCTAATCATTcacacaataataataataataataataataataataataataatattattattattattattattattattattattattattattattattattattattatagcaCGTCAATCCAAGTCAACATAAAGCTGCCCCGAATGCTTTGATGACATCTTTTTCAGACCTGCGGCGAGATTCAATCAAATGACAGAGACACCTCCACCATAGGGGAGGATACTCCAAGGGAAAAGATTATTGGTTGGATCAGGCTTATAATGGACCATGGCTAATTATCAGTCAGAAAGAGTGAAAATACATTAAATACATGATAGGACGTGTTATTACGAGGAAAAAAAGTAGTATTTGTGATTATGatgcataaaataaaaaagaatgatAAAAGGAAATAGTAACGGTCCATCGTGAACTTGGTCCAATCAATAATTCTCCCACCGGAGGAGGTGGTTTCGGGTCACGGTCTAGATGAATTCCCTAGATGGATAGCACGTGTTCGATCCAACAGGCGCATACCTGCAATGATGTCGGCCCCACCGCTGATGAACTTGGAGACGCTGTGGACGACGACGTCGGCGCCGAGCCTCGCCGGCGACACCACCATCGGCGTGAAGGTATTGTCCACCACCAGCTTCAACCCCTCCTCCCTCGCCACCGCGCTCAGCCTCGGCACGTCCGCCACCGCAAGCGTCGGGTTCGACATCATCTCCACGTACAGCACCCGCGTCGCCTCCTTGTCGCTCCGGATCGCCGCCCGCACCGCCTCGATGTCGTCGATGTCGACGAACTCCACCCGGATCCCGCACGCCCGAGGGAGGAAATGGGCGAGGAGGGCGTGGGTGCCGCCGTAGAGGCAGCGGGAGGCGACGACGCGGCCACCGGCGCCGCAGAGCTGGATGAGGACGGAGGAGATGGCGGCCATGCCGCTGGCCGTGCAGTAGGCGGCCTCGGTGCCCTCGAGGGCGGCCATCTGGCGGCCCAGGTTCAGGACCGTGGGGTTGCAGTGCCGGCTGTAGATGAAGAAGTCGCGGTCGGGGCCGAGCTCGCCGGCGAACATCCGGCGCAACGTGTCGGCCTCCATCACCGTGAACGTAGCCGATGCCTCGATCGACATGTTCACCCCACCGTGCTCCCCGAATTCGTGCCGCACGCTCGCCAGCGCCCCCGCCGGGTCGTTCCTGGCCACCCTCTTCGTCGACACCGCCGCCCAATCGCCGGTGCCGGTGACGAATCCGTCATCGTCGGCGGTGGCGTCCTTGGGGCCGCGCTTCTTGGGGTTAGTGAAGACCATGGATTGCTCGGTCTCCGCCATGCCCTCCCTCTGTTTGTGTATTTGTTTTTCTGACCCTTTTTTTATGGAGTTTCTGGTGGATGAGGAGAGGAGGGGAAGGGGATTGATATATAGCAGTTTCGAGGAAGAGACGCGTTACGATGTTACGCGGAGGAGATTACTTTGACTATTATCCCCTTTGCAAAATAAACGGATAATTACGGAAAAAATTGTGGAGAGGAGGATCGGTTGAGTCGGGGGACGTTTCACGTGAGAATAAATAGCCATGATATCGGCACACGTTTGCCAACCCAAGGAATTGGGGGAGCAACTTGGACTTAACCAGGCGTCTCTCCATCCCTAATTGGAGATGTACATGGACTTTGCCGCCATGAATGGAACCTTTTTTCTGGCCTCCATACAAACTTTATTGGCCATGTATGGAGCCTTTTCCAAGTCTACATGCAGAGTTATTTTTGTTACCAAGTATAGAAattgaaataattaattaatcaatgaaTTAGGGTCAAATATCTAAAtgcatatattaattaaaatggaGGCTTGGCGTCAGTTAGTAGAACTCCGTTCGTCATGTGCCATATGGTGCCCAaatgaataattttaaattattaataataaaatcttattaataatattaaattatattaaataaatttttttcttaccaTCACTAAATTAATATAGAAATTAATGATATTATTAATAAGCTAAATCAtagttttattattttataataatatataatcttATTGTATcaatagttatatatatattatcgaaATCTTGTATATCAATAGTAtctcataatattaatatcaaaaaaatttagaaaataactagatttatttttatgtctattttattctattttatttgaattatctgttctattatatctattttatattatattttaaaaattaatgattGGAAAAGAAGAAATAATTACTCTATGTATCACATTCACCACAAGGATAAGAATGTCCAGATCTATGACATTTCTTATTTAATACAATTCTTTAACAATATAATATCATTTATTAGCTTACTAAACCATGTTAGATTAAtacaaaaattaataatattaataataatatatacttaatattgaggaaaaaatttttattagcaCTGGATCATATTCAATTGCATTTATATAATTGTGATCTTACTTAAAAGGGAAGATGTCCTTATTTATGACATCTGTTATTTAATATGGTGCTTTATCAATATAATATCATTAATAAGGAATTTATTAACTTACTAAACCATGTCAAATTAATACAAAAGTTAATGATACTTGCTTAATATTAGGGGAAAAAATTCTATTAGCATTGTACCCTATTCAATTGCATTTATGTAATTGTGATCTTACTTAAATGGAAAGATGCCTAtgtttagggttttttttttggatacaaatGGACGGTCATACCATTTTAATATGAAAATAGTCTAAAGAGTCAAAGTACAACATATCTTTCAGAGCCTAAAGGCAGACACCGTTTTGATGTCAGATCCAAGAGTCTAATATGTTAGACAACAAAGGAAGCAATCCAGTCCACAGCACTGTTAGCCTCCCAGTAAACATGTCGAATAGTGACCTTGATGGAATGATAAAGGAATCTTTAGATATCTCAAAGAAACAGGTAAATATCTAAATACTTTGTCTCATCCTTGATCTGCAACTCTTGCCTCGCATAGATGATGCCCGTCCAAGTAGCACAAACCTCAGTATCAGAAACAACCAAGTCAAAGAGTTGGGATGCCCCCGCCACCAGAAGCCTAGCATCTGGAACCCGGATGACATAGCTTGATCCACCTTTGCCATCTCTAATACTGTCGTTGAAGTCGACCTTGACAAACCTCGAGAGAGAGGGTTCTCAAAAAATGAATAGAATCCTCCGGATTGCCGCAGACGCAGTAAGAAAGTCCCAGAAGCTTTGGATGGTAAGATTCGGACCAGTAGTATCGAAGTGGCAGTACTCCACAACTAAGCAATATGTTCTCTCCAACACACATCATGTAGGCTTAACCTTAACGTCGAATACCAGGCTGTTCTTGGACAGCAAGATCTGATGGGTGACATATGCCATCCTAGGGCCCCCGAATGAACTCTCGATCATGCTCCTACGAATCGCATTTAAGAATGGTGGGATTAAAAGGTCACTGGTTGCCCTCTATGGCTAGCCACCCACCATCCTCTAAATCAAACTTGCGCATGCTTCATCGACTCCTCCAACCCGCAGATTAGGCAGATAATCAAAACCTCCATATCTCTGTCTCTAAGAATAGTCCGCATTGGAAGCTGgttccaagcaaccttctagaggaAGAGTCTAATTCTGGGATGGATAGCCACTTTTCAAATCCAAGCCACATCGATCTTTCTGTCAGGCACCAGTCTATTCGTATTGACGAGGTTCCTGGCAAGGATCTTAGGACAGTAAGACCATCCCCACACCCTCGAGTCCTGGTCTTGATGGATAAGAATCAGGGTGGCAAGAACTCTGTCAGCAAGCTGTCCACCAAACAAGCGAGTGACCTCCCAAGCCCTTCAACCCCTGCCATCTATAGAGATCAAGTCATAGGCCTACAGATGCTCGTCCACCTCAGTACTGATGTAAGTCGGCTAGCGAGAGAGTGGCAAATTGGAGATCTAAATATCTTAGTACATATCAACGAAAGTCCCATCACCAATTAACCATCTTACCCGGGCCACCACTACAGGGGCTCAAGCACAGATCTCTTTCCAGATGAATGAACAACCATGATAAGTCCAAAATATGGGACCCCTGATTCCAAGCCCCATAATGAATTCTGATCATTCTGCTCCACAAACAATCAAGCTGGATGAGGAATCTAGTGGTATGTCTGGATATCATAACCTCTCtcctgatgaaaaatatttttttattagttctGTACCCTATTCTATTGCATTTTTATAATTGTAATCTTGCTTTAAAGTGAAGTACAATTAATGATGACCTTGCTATATTGCATTTGGATATCTTTTAAAagcaatattttttctatttcttattaTATATAGGTTAGATTATgatcttattattttataatatatattagttTACTATATCAGTAAATATAGATATGCTACTAAAATTTTGTATGGTGAtggtatatcataatattaatattaaaaaatattttagaaaaaattaagtTCTTGTGCCTATTATATTATATTCTATTCCTACAATCTATTCTATATTACATTTCAAGAATATatagttggaaaaaaaaaaaaactgcatttCATACATCGCTGGTTATTTTTGCGATTATGGGTGTCTAAATCCTAAGAAAGATATGGTCCAAGTTGAGTGAGGGATACCACAAGTTATAGCACAAAGATGATAAGGATCATCTCTCTTCAAGATGAGTGCTCATCCTTTTTTGTGATCAAAAAAGTGTGAGAGGAGTGTCCTAGAGAAAGCGACCCCTTCAGCATGTAGAAGATTTGATGCGattctctcccctttttttttggggAAGAGAGGGGGGTGGGGTGCGTGGGGGACGTTGAATGCTGTTCAAATCTTCTTTGGTAGCCATTTGTATCAATATTGTCATTGAAAAGAATGATGCATTTTTGTACCCCCTCTAATTCTTAAGGATGGCATTGAAAAAGCTAGCatccttaatttttttaaaatttattctcctTTTTAAGAAAGAAGTTCACCAACAGCCTTTGAATGATCAGGATTagtatcctaatttttttttcttctatgtgATGTGAGGTGGGGAGGGAGTGAGAGGGAAACACCACCTTAACCACATGGTCTTTCACCTTTCATTGTTGCCAACCGTGATTTTTCAGTTTTTTCAGCAAAATATTTCGAATTGCTCATCTAGGTAGATATTagtttaattttcctcctcttgaaATAAGTAAATGGTCCGACCAACCCTGGTGAGATCCAGGGTTCAAATCCAGGATATtactaattaaagaaaaagaaaagaaaacacgaTCGTTGTAGTCTTCCAATATCTTTTGATAATTACTTTGTTGATTGAAGCTTTTGGTGGTTTGGATCCTACCTTTCGCCCAATTTGCTCAGGTTGTTCGATGGTTGTGCTACTATAGAATCCTATACCTTCACTATTTGATGACTTCTGCCCTGGAGATCAAGGTTTGAATCCTACCTACCTTCACAATAAGGAGCACTTTAGCGGCTGTTCTACAGCCAACGATTGTTTCGTGCATGGACAAAGCATGATCAAAATCCTGTGAAGAGAGAGTGGGAGAAATGATGGAAAAATAGGAAACACTGGAGATATCATAGAATTTGGACAAATGCAGCATTAAATTATATACAAGAATACCAAGCATTGTGAACTCTGCCATCAGCTAGCATACATGGCCCAGGACTTGGAGAACAGGTAAGCCCTGGAATCACAGACAGCAGCTAGCAAAGGTGGTCGAGCACTATCCTCCAACAAGTTAATAAGCAACGTGACTGCTTCCTCCTTTTCCAAATTGAGATCGAGCCTACCGATAGTGATGTTGGAATATGATCCTTTCCCAAATTGAAAGCAAACAAATGTGCTATGCCGAGCAAAGGAAATATCTCTGAAAGCAAATAACACTGGGTCGAGAAAAATATCTGCTTTGTGAAAGAGAATGAGGGCAATGTGATATATGTACGtcatatataaattatacaaGATTGGTTATATAATTATAGGCACAATCATGTCAAAGATATACTATAATAATCTTACCAAAAAAAGATATACTATAATAAAAGGATCGGTCAATTATACGACATATATAAAAAGGATTTGTTTCCTTATATTCCATAATTTGTTCTCTATAGAATAGGGGTAAATCTCAATGGGATTAGCATGTGTGGCTGATGAAGCGGATTTGGTGGCGTTAACGGATGACGAAGTATTGATCTCGAATCTAGAAAACTTGACTCGATTCCTAACTAATTGTATGGTTCAATAATTCCAGGTTAACTCATGCATCAATGCGAAGTTTAGGAATAACAAACATAAGTTGACATGGAA from Elaeis guineensis isolate ETL-2024a chromosome 4, EG11, whole genome shotgun sequence includes these protein-coding regions:
- the LOC105043483 gene encoding methionine gamma-lyase, whose protein sequence is MAETEQSMVFTNPKKRGPKDATADDDGFVTGTGDWAAVSTKRVARNDPAGALASVRHEFGEHGGVNMSIEASATFTVMEADTLRRMFAGELGPDRDFFIYSRHCNPTVLNLGRQMAALEGTEAAYCTASGMAAISSVLIQLCGAGGRVVASRCLYGGTHALLAHFLPRACGIRVEFVDIDDIEAVRAAIRSDKEATRVLYVEMMSNPTLAVADVPRLSAVAREEGLKLVVDNTFTPMVVSPARLGADVVVHSVSKFISGGADIIAGAICGPASLVKSMMDLQHGSLMLLGPTMNAKVAFEISERLPHLSLRMKEHSKRAMAYATRMKKLGLKVIYPGLEDHPHHSLLASIANPDYGFGGMLCLDMGSEERANRLMHHLQNTTQFGLMAVSLGYYETLMSCSGSSTSSEMSPEEKARAGISPGLIRMSVGYSGTLEQRWNQFERALALMQQQHHQQQDAAIYCKA